The following DNA comes from Magnolia sinica isolate HGM2019 chromosome 18, MsV1, whole genome shotgun sequence.
TGCCAGCATCCAAAGGGGACCCTTAGGCCTCATAATTTCTAAGGCCCGAAAAGCCAGGCCAATGATCACAACTGGTTTGCATTGCTTTGTCTGGCCGTGTTTGGGTGCAGCCCACAACAGCATTAAAGCAAAACTGTTTTCTGCCCAAGCAGATGAAATAATTTACTGCCGGATGTGGCTTTAAGCAGATGAAATGATTTAACTGCCGGATGTGGATTCTGCTTTCAATGACCCCACCCAAACGCCATACAAAAACATTCAGGGGTTGCCTGTAACTTTCTAAGCTGTGAGCAAGTTGCACCCCTGAAAACCTGAAAACAGAGTTTCAGATGTAAGCTAAAATCACTTGCTTTTTTCAGGATTTCAAATGCACTGAAAAGCTGTACTTGACATACGGCTGGTAACTCAGTTACAAGTGAAATTTCCTGTCCAAATACCACCTGGAAGGTAATTGTTGTAAACGCTTCGCAGCTAATAAAAATTGCAGTCATCGAAACGACCCCTCAGAGAAACCTCAAATGATTGTGCATACACCTAAAAATCAAGAATAAATCCAGGCATCCCATGGAGCGAACCATGGCTGCCACCAATTAGTTCAGTTTCCCATCCCCACCTCTAAATTACAAAACAAATACTGCTGCTCATTCGCCGGCCATCATCTACAACTCTACCGTATTTGAGTACATCCACATATGCCTCCTGTGTTAAGCATCAAATTCAAATGGAGAaacgaattttattttttttaaagtataaaCAAAATAATTTCAGATATCATCCTTACCTGCACACCTCCATACATACATGGGCTGCTCAGCCATCTGCCTACTGATAAAAACATGACTGGCATCAACTTGTCGGCAAAAGAATTGACAGTCCAAAGCCATCCAGGCTCCCGAGAATGGTCCCACATTCCTGTGCATCTGCATCTAGCATGGTCACTGCCCCACGTGATGGATTCAAGGGAACTGGAATGAACCTCCGATCTGAGTATTCCCTGACGGAGGGTTGATAGCCACCCAAAGGAGCGAGATTGTGATGGCGATGAGCCCCGACCAGACAAAGACGATCGTAGGTGTCCTCCCTCTCCTCCCCATCAGCCCCTTAGCGAATGGGTAGAGATGTGCCAGAACCCAGAAGCTAAAGAAGACACCACCCAGGAGGCGGCTCCACTGTGGTATCGTGCTGTATATGGTGCGGCTGACCCCGACTGCAATGGCAATCAGGTTGGTCATCATGATGGTGATGGGCGGTATCATGAGTGAGGTCCACTTCACCATGTAGAGGTCGGCGaattcatcatccaaatcatcacCCCCCGACTTTGACGTCAAGGTGAAGGAGATCTCAATCCCAGCAATCACCTTCAGAAGCCCTTGAAGGACAGCAGCAAGATGTGCACTCGTACCTCCAATCAACCAGAACTGCTCGTTACGCCACCACTCTTCTAGATCAATTCCTGACCACTTGATCTCGAGCACCGCCAGCATGGAGAGGGTCAAGGTGATGAGCAGAAGGTAGATAAGGAAGGTGACATTGAGCGTCTGGACTATGAACTGGCCAGAGAAGAGTGAGAGTGCTGGGAGGAAGCAGTAGACTATTAGGAAGAATGAGGTAAATGGGTAAATTCCGACATTTAGATATGCGATTCTCTGCAAGAACTTCATTCTTGAGCTGGCAAGGAGGGCATTGTTGCGAGAGAAGAATATTTCAACCGAGCCAGTGGCCCAGCGGAGCACCTGGTGCAACCGATCGGTGAGGTTGATTGGAGCAGTGCCGCGGAAGGCATCCCGTTTGGTCACACAATAAACCGACTTCCATCCCCTGTTGTGCATCCGATAACCAGTGACCACGTCTTCCGTCACAGACCCATAAATCCACCCAACACGCTGGCCCCACTCAGTTTTATCTTCATACCAGCAGGAAATGACGCTGATTGCCTCTGCAACTGTAGATGCATCAAGCAGCTCACGAGGGATGGTGAGAGCACCCGGGGCCCGGCCATTCTTCACTGCTGGGTGGTCAGCAAGAGGCCGGCCTTGAAACTCTGCCACTGGGATCGAATCAATAAGGAAAGCTGAGTTACCAAATCTCTTAGGCAGCATCGAGAGGTTTATGTCATCTTcgtcagagtctcccattcgtaGTGCACGATTCTCTTCTGAGGTTGCAGCAACGGACGCAGGCTTCTTGAGACGGGCAAAGCAGCAGCTGCAACAACCAGGGTGTTCTTTCGAGCGAGGTGGGTCAAAACCATAGAGGGCAATTCGACGGAAAAGGCATCCAGTGCCGACATAGACAGGGCCCTGGAGTCCATCGAGAGCACGCATGTTGACATCAAAGAAAACGGTGTTGTGGTTGGCATAACGGTCAGAGGGGTCAATGCCCTCGAACCTCTGTGGGAACTGGACGTAGCAGATACGGTCCCCACCACGGTCCATCATGAAGCACATGCCCTCTCTCAAGGCCTGGGAGTAGTAAATGTAGTGGTCACAATCGAGGTTGAGGATGAAAGGCCCGTTGGACATGATGGCAGAGGCACGGACAAGTGCATTCATGGCGCCTGCCTTCTTGTTGTGGTCATAGCCAGGGCGCTTCTCACGGGAGACGTAAACCAGCAACGGCAGACGAATATCGACGTCGGTGAGGTCAAGGAGCCTGGTGTCATCAGCAGTCCCTTTCAATGGTTCATCACTCGGAGGCTTCAGCATCACCtgtagagaatttttttttattttatttaaaacattggttttttCCCTTCTATCCAGAGCATGTGCGACAAAAAATATCAATAGTATCATGTCAGTTGGCAATCGAAATAACTACCTGTATGACTCCAGCATGGTCACCCCTAGTATGCTCAGGTGAAGGGACCAACCAGGTACCAGGCCAATGAGTGCCATCAACCATCCAAGTAGCTTTTGGGATCTTCACTCTTTCAGCTGGTTCATCAGTTGGGTTTTGTCTCTGAAGCTTCATGGCCTTGATCTCCTCTCGAGCATGGAAAGCATCAGACCGTCGCCTGATCGAATCTGGTAGCCCATTGATCCGGACCTTGAATTCGTCATACTCCCGCTTTACCCGTCTTCGGTCCTTGACAAAATCTGGGCGCACCTTGTTTTTGTAAGGATCGCTCTTGGAATTGAAATAGCTTTCAGGGTTCCtgggctcaatttcatgtttccggCAGAAGGGAACCCACAGGTCAGCAAAGCTCGCAGCTTCAGCCATTGCTTCGAAGGTCAGAAGGGAGCCTCCATCATCTGAAACATAGCATGCGAGCTTCTCAACAGGGTAATCGGCTGCAAGGATAGATAGTATGGTATTTGCAGTGACCAATGGAGGTTCCTTTTCTGGATCAGCAGTAGAAACAAAGACATCTATTCCCGGAAGATCAGATTTCCCAGTGGGGTTGTGAGGGCCCGGCTCTTCAAACTTCTCTTTCAGGACAGCAAGATCGGTGGCACGGTTAACAGGGCACAGCTTGGGAAGCTGGTCTAGCAGCCAAGAGAAAGCAAACCAGATCTCACAAACAACAGACATTCCCCACAACCAGATTGCATCCTCATTCGGGTGATTGATTCTCCATGCAAGAAACAAACCAAGGGCAGCCATCCGGACAAAGATGAGAAGCCTGCCGTAACAGATATATAGTCAGTGGTGGAATGAATGTGTGAGACAGTACTTTGACATTACAAAAGCTCGGCAATGGCACAAAAGATAATAGAGACGTGACATTTTTCAAAGTCATCAAATAGAGCAAAAACACGAATTTTACTGATATGAAGAGGGTAAACCAGAGCATTCAAGAAAGAAaagcaaataaaaaagaaaagaaaaatgcagACATTCCCATAGTAAACTTCCTGGAAGTTCAACTTGAGATGTCAAGATGCACTGACAACGAATTGAAATGACGGCATAATCTGGGGAGGTTGCAGGGACTTGGCTAATGTCCAATAAAATGTGTAAACACCAGAACAGTAGCCTAGTCTACCAAATCAACAACCAGTTCTCTTAGAATAAGAAAGTATCCGATCCTTGGGGGGGTTTTAAAAAAAGCCCTCAAAACCAAAACATATTCAAGGTTAGAAAAACACAGAATCAGGCTGACATTTGCACTCAGACAAAGATCTTCCCATGTCAAACGTGGAAGGGCTCAGCTTACTGCTATTATAGTTATCATTGCAGGTGCACAATGCTTTTTATTTGAATGGCATTTGCAGGTAAACTATCTCGGCCATGTCAAAGGAAAAAAATTTGTGTTCCGGCCAATAAAATGTTTAAATATTACACTGAGCACGAACCAAGTTCAACAAAGATTAGGTAAGACCAAGTCCGCTCTTGGTTTTGACAAAAACCAAGTTGGTGGGCCAACAAAACTTGCGTCTGCAGCAAGTTGAATTTTCAACCGGCCAAGTGAAAGTGACTCAATTTCTATATTCAAAGTTTCAAACCTTGCATTAGGGCACAGTTGCGTAAAAAGTAACAACTAACCTAATGTTATAGGTACTTTTCCTATCAAATGTGTAGTTTCATACTAGTTAGCAACCTTTGTGTTAGGATGGACTAAGCTAAAATGCAGTCCTATAAAGCACCTAGTTAACTCGCAAAGTCAAATTGAGTCCACATTGAGGTTAGACGAACTCAACTCTATTCACCAAACTGCCATGGTCATATAAAGCACCTTGAAAAAATAGTACA
Coding sequences within:
- the LOC131234031 gene encoding cellulose synthase-like protein D3: MASSSFKGSRFSRSLVSDVELQQGNPQSPRTVAFGRRTSSGRYISFSRDDLDSEIGSGEYANYTVHIPPTPDNQPMDPSISAKVEEQYVSNSLFTGGFNSVTRAHLMDKVIDSETNHPQMAGAKGSSCAVPGCNSKVMSDERGMDILPCECDFKICRDCYLDAVKTGGGICPGCKYPYKEMDLDEVSMDAGRPLPLPPPNGMSKMERRLSVMKSTKSVLMRSQTGDFDQNRWLFETKGTYGYGNAIWPKEGDFGNGNGDEAGDAPSELMNKPWRPLTRKLKIPAAIISPYRLLIFVRMAALGLFLAWRINHPNEDAIWLWGMSVVCEIWFAFSWLLDQLPKLCPVNRATDLAVLKEKFEEPGPHNPTGKSDLPGIDVFVSTADPEKEPPLVTANTILSILAADYPVEKLACYVSDDGGSLLTFEAMAEAASFADLWVPFCRKHEIEPRNPESYFNSKSDPYKNKVRPDFVKDRRRVKREYDEFKVRINGLPDSIRRRSDAFHAREEIKAMKLQRQNPTDEPAERVKIPKATWMVDGTHWPGTWLVPSPEHTRGDHAGVIQVMLKPPSDEPLKGTADDTRLLDLTDVDIRLPLLVYVSREKRPGYDHNKKAGAMNALVRASAIMSNGPFILNLDCDHYIYYSQALREGMCFMMDRGGDRICYVQFPQRFEGIDPSDRYANHNTVFFDVNMRALDGLQGPVYVGTGCLFRRIALYGFDPPRSKEHPGCCSCCFARLKKPASVAATSEENRALRMGDSDEDDINLSMLPKRFGNSAFLIDSIPVAEFQGRPLADHPAVKNGRAPGALTIPRELLDASTVAEAISVISCWYEDKTEWGQRVGWIYGSVTEDVVTGYRMHNRGWKSVYCVTKRDAFRGTAPINLTDRLHQVLRWATGSVEIFFSRNNALLASSRMKFLQRIAYLNVGIYPFTSFFLIVYCFLPALSLFSGQFIVQTLNVTFLIYLLLITLTLSMLAVLEIKWSGIDLEEWWRNEQFWLIGGTSAHLAAVLQGLLKVIAGIEISFTLTSKSGGDDLDDEFADLYMVKWTSLMIPPITIMMTNLIAIAVGVSRTIYSTIPQWSRLLGGVFFSFWVLAHLYPFAKGLMGRRGRTPTIVFVWSGLIAITISLLWVAINPPSGNTQIGGSFQFP